The genomic stretch AAGAAGGGAGTATCGTAACAAACGATGCTCCCTCTTTTTCTTCAACTGCTTTTTTGATCACATAAGCAGCAACAGCAAATAAATCATATAACAAGAATCTACAGATCTTGGCTATACAATTCTGGAAACTTGAGGTAGTATTTACCGAATCTTGTAACAAGATATCGGGCTATACAAGCAAAAAACTGATACATAAAAACAACAGGACGTATTTAGAAAAGAACAAGAGCTTTTTTAAATACATCCTGTTGTTTTTAAAAAAGCTCAAGACGATTTTAAAATATTCTATCGTATAGTGACACAGACTAATATATAAGCAACATTATACAAACAAAAGCATTTACTATCCTCAATAGACCAGCTTCACATTGTCAACCCAAAGTGTATTTCCAGGAGAACCGATAAAAGCCCCCCCATGACTGGACGAAAATTGCAGTATCATGTGCGTAGGATTTTCATTGGCCTCCGCCCATCCTATTTCTTTAATCAAGACACTTTCTCCCTTACTATTTCTAGTATAATCCCTCTCTCTCAACCCCATTGTTTCATGATTATAAGACGGATGCTTGGTTATATCACCATACAGCACTTCATAAGTAGCACCATTTACCCAACCATCCGAATCCTTATCATATTTCATCACCATAGTTCCTACCCTCTTCGCCGTAATATTTCCTTCAGCGTCCTCCATACGTTTTTGCAAAAAGAAAACAGTTATCGCACAATCCTGCCCTGCCACCTGACCTTTCTTGCTGAAACCTGTCAACCGGATACGATCTTTCTCACCAGACATCTTTACCTTATAATCATAACGGACAGCTTTGGGACGTTGAGTAAAAGGAACTCCCCAGTTCATGTTCTTCTCAGCATTCTTAGTTCCTGTTATAGGCTCCAGCATATCACCTAAATAAATGGATCCGGCTGCCAATACAGTAATATT from Phocaeicola dorei encodes the following:
- a CDS encoding PCMD domain-containing protein — translated: MKYYGRLSVIALLAIAPLYGFAQEKVVPIKYGDMDQWIIRKVHESGVIGGNTKLLYEIGPTKEIDGNKPYKNMGGSPWGTSNVMAKVVGIVKTNNSVYRDKRDNGYCARLETHIESVKVLGMVNITVLAAGSIYLGDMLEPITGTKNAEKNMNWGVPFTQRPKAVRYDYKVKMSGEKDRIRLTGFSKKGQVAGQDCAITVFFLQKRMEDAEGNITAKRVGTMVMKYDKDSDGWVNGATYEVLYGDITKHPSYNHETMGLRERDYTRNSKGESVLIKEIGWAEANENPTHMILQFSSSHGGAFIGSPGNTLWVDNVKLVY